From the Nostoc sp. PCC 7107 genome, the window CAGGAATTTCAGTCTGCTCCACAAAAGTCTTGGCAGCATCCAGCAAATACTCATAATAAGTACGAGCTACAATTGATAACTGTTTACCTGCCGGATAAACCATGTACCAAGCTCGTTTAATCGGGAAGTGCTGCACATCCAAAATGCTGAACTCTGAGGCATCTGAGAGCAAAGTATGACGAGATAATACAGAAATCCCTAAACCTCCAGCGATCGCTTGCTTAATGGCTTCGTTACTCCCCAATTCCAGCTTAACGTTCACTTTTATCTCGTGTTCTTCTAACAGATTCTGCACAGCGCGGCGAGTTCCTGAACCTGGTTCTCGCATAATAAAAGGCTGATTATTTAACTCTTGAATGGGGATATTTTTCTCCTTTGCTAGGGGATGATTTACTGGAGCAAAAACTACCAAAGGGTTATCTAAAAACGGTTCACAATTAACATCTAAATGCTCTGGAACCTGACTCATAATATACAAGTCATCCAGATTCTGCGTCATCCGCTCAATAATTTTCTCGTGATTTGTTACTTGCAAGGAAATATCAATTCCTGGGTAACGCTGGCAAAACGGACCTAATAACCGCGGGATGAAATACTTGGCTGTGGTAATAACTGCTAAACGTAATTGCCCTTGTTTTAAGCCTTTTAAATCAGCAACTTTCATCTCAAACTGGGCGATAGTTTCAAAAATTTGCCGACAAGTAGCAAAAAGTTCTCTACCTGCTTCAGTCAAATACAAGCGTTTCCCAACCTGCTCAAATAATGGTAAACCCACAGATTTTGTTAATTGCTTGATTTGCATGGAAACTGTAGGTTGGGTAAGAAACAATTCCTCCGCAGCACGAGTAAAGCTACCATGCCGAGCCGCCGCCTCAAATACCTTCAACTGGTGTAGCGTCGCTTGGTTCAAAGGTGATTCTCCTCTAATAGCGATCTTATAGATATAAAACTAGTATCACGGAACACCTGCAAATCATGGCGTATCGCTCATACGAAGTTATGAGTTTTAGTATAGATAAAAATCTATGTTCGCTATTAAAAGAAAGATATTTGATTTATAGTCCGTAAAAGTTATGATCAAAATAACAAGCGAAGCGTAAGATGCCTTCCAACCAAAGATGAATGCTGAATACTGAATACTGAGGATAATTTTCCCACAATTCATCACTCAAAATTCGTAATTCATCATTCATCATTCCATAATTCTTCTGTAACTTTTGCCGGTAACTTAGCTAAATCAGGCAATTGGAGTATCTCTAACTCAGCGACTTGCTCCTTAATATTCACGGGCATCTTAATCGGTTGCCGTTCTTCTATCCAACAACTGGCAACAGGTAAGGTTTGTTCTAATTCATCTAATGGCCGAGGAATCACCATTACAGCATTCAATTCACCAATCCGTTCTGCTTCATACATTCCAGCTTCCACTGCTACTGCGACATTAGCCACAGAGCCACGAATAATGGCTGTACATAACCCCGCACCAATTTTTTCATAGGCTGCTAACTGCACATCAGCTGATTTCAACATGGCATCACAAGCTCCTACCATCGCTGGAAATCCCCGCGTTTCCACGAGTCCAATAGCGAGGTTACTCAAACGGCTATAACTGCCTTCTTCCATATATTTACTTAATCTATTAGTAATGGGCAGCACTACATCCAGATTAGGAAAAGGGCGAGGAATCACCAAACTAGAAACCAATTGACCAAACTGTTCAGCAGTTTGGACACCTGACTCAACTGCTAAACGTACATCAGCGATGCCACCTCGAACAATTGCGGTACAGTGACCGCTACCAATTTTTTCATATCCAACGAGGTGAACCCCAGCAGATTTCAACATCATATCAGCAGTTCCAACGATTGCCGGAAAGCTGAGGGTAGATACTAAACCCAAGGCAGTATCCTTGAAGTTATCTCTGTCTCGGCGACGCGATGTCCGAACAGTGCTAAGGGACTGTTGATTATATGTGTCCATGTGGATTCTCCAGGATACTCACAGTCAATAATGTAGATGCCCTTTTGCCAGCTTTCCCGTACTCCAGAGGAAAACCCGCAGGTTTGGGTAGGCTAAAGGTCGAAAGCGAAAGGCTGAAGAATAAAGCATAAAGGATGAAATAATTTTTCTCATCCCTCATAATTCATAACTTCATACTTTAGAGGACAACTTACAATTAACACTTATTCGGGTGGTTCGTCAGACTTAGGATTGTTCAAGGATTGCCTATGGGGAAATAATGTCGTTAATAGCCTGTGAATACTCCCTTGCCCATAAATTTGAGTTCCAAAAATATCCGCAGATTCAGAGTTATCCGCACTAATTTCTGATGAACCAGCAGCAGTTTCATCTTTCTCAGGCGGTGGCGGTTGAGCAGAGGGTGTGGGCGAAGGTTGGGGAATTGAAATAGACTGGTCGGTTAACTCCAAGAAAGCAGAAGCAGAAAGATTAGTTGAGGAAATAGAAATAGGTTTTTCCTGACTTCCCGCAAAATTATTTTCCTCTGGTTGTTGCTCTTGGATATTAGGAGAAACAGTGTTATTCGTGGGTGGCTCTTGTGTTTGAGGCAGACTAATCTGACGACTAGTATCTCCTAACACTGAGCTTGGTGGTACTACTCTTCCTGGTTCTACAGAACAATTAAAAACTGTTGTTGCTGCACCAATACAAGCATTAGTACCAATTTTGCCTGCTCCCACCATCAAAAAACCAGCCCCCAAGTTAGCACCTGCTTCTACTTCCAGGGTTCCTTCATTGACTTGGAGAATTGACCCCATACCAATACAGACACCAGAGCCAATAATGATTTTACTGTTGGTAGCTGCTTGAAGTATCACACCAGGTGCTAACACCGCACTGGGATGAATAGTCACATCGCCACTAATGTAAGGCTCAAAGTTATTGTGGAGGCGCAGTGGCGGCACAGACATGGAAAATTAAACCTCGGAAGAAAGCAGTGCTGAGGAGCAACTGCATTGGGCAGCTTTGCCGACTTGTGGCAAGTGGAGTTGCTGAGTTCTGAGTACAGATAGAAGTACTGCAACTCGGAAGTGGCTCTTTGTTTTGGCGTTTTAGCAAGTAGCATCGCTGAAGAAAAATTTGTTTCCCCAACTTGAGTTTAGGTTTAGATAACTAAGATTTCATGCTTGTAGAAACACAATTAATCATGTCTTTACTTAGCACGCTGCTCAACGCCTC encodes:
- a CDS encoding BMC domain-containing protein encodes the protein MDTYNQQSLSTVRTSRRRDRDNFKDTALGLVSTLSFPAIVGTADMMLKSAGVHLVGYEKIGSGHCTAIVRGGIADVRLAVESGVQTAEQFGQLVSSLVIPRPFPNLDVVLPITNRLSKYMEEGSYSRLSNLAIGLVETRGFPAMVGACDAMLKSADVQLAAYEKIGAGLCTAIIRGSVANVAVAVEAGMYEAERIGELNAVMVIPRPLDELEQTLPVASCWIEERQPIKMPVNIKEQVAELEILQLPDLAKLPAKVTEELWNDE
- a CDS encoding LysR family transcriptional regulator translates to MNQATLHQLKVFEAAARHGSFTRAAEELFLTQPTVSMQIKQLTKSVGLPLFEQVGKRLYLTEAGRELFATCRQIFETIAQFEMKVADLKGLKQGQLRLAVITTAKYFIPRLLGPFCQRYPGIDISLQVTNHEKIIERMTQNLDDLYIMSQVPEHLDVNCEPFLDNPLVVFAPVNHPLAKEKNIPIQELNNQPFIMREPGSGTRRAVQNLLEEHEIKVNVKLELGSNEAIKQAIAGGLGISVLSRHTLLSDASEFSILDVQHFPIKRAWYMVYPAGKQLSIVARTYYEYLLDAAKTFVEQTEIPVYSTVD
- a CDS encoding hexapeptide repeat-containing transferase; protein product: MSVPPLRLHNNFEPYISGDVTIHPSAVLAPGVILQAATNSKIIIGSGVCIGMGSILQVNEGTLEVEAGANLGAGFLMVGAGKIGTNACIGAATTVFNCSVEPGRVVPPSSVLGDTSRQISLPQTQEPPTNNTVSPNIQEQQPEENNFAGSQEKPISISSTNLSASAFLELTDQSISIPQPSPTPSAQPPPPEKDETAAGSSEISADNSESADIFGTQIYGQGSIHRLLTTLFPHRQSLNNPKSDEPPE